The sequence GTCCTGGGGCTGGCGCGTGCCGTTCCTGATCGCCGGGCCGCTCGGTGTCATCGGCCTCTACATGCGGATGAAGCTGGAGGAGTCCCCGGCCTTCCAGCAGCAGCTGGACGACCACGAGAAGGCTCTGGCGCAGGAGTCGGCGGGCAGCGAGTTCAAGGACATCGTGCGCAACCACTGGCGTGCGCTGCTCGTCTGCGTGGGCCTGGTGCTGCTCTACAACGTCACCAACTACATGGTCACCGGCTATCTGCCGACCTACCAGACCGAGACCCTGCACCGCGCCGGCGGCTCCGCCGACCTGCTGGTGCTCGTCGGCATGGTGTGGATCGTCATCCTGATCACCTTCCTCGGCCGGCTCAGCGACCGGGTGGGCCGGCGGCCGCTCTACGCCGTCGGCGCCGCCGCGCTGATCGTGCTCGCCGTGCCGGCCTTCCTGCTGATCAAGGCGGGCGGCACCTGGCCGCCGATCGCCGGGGTGCTGCTCCTGTCCACGCTGCTGGCCTGCTTCGCCGCGCCGAGCGCGGCCACCCTGCCGGCGCTGTTCCCGACCGCCGTGCGGTACGCGGCCATGGGTATCGGCTTCAACTTCGCGGTCGCCGCGTTCGGCGGCACCACGCCGCTGGTCACCGCCGCGCTGGTCGAGCTGACCGGCGACGACCTGATGCCCGCCTACTATCTGATGCTGGCCGGCGTCATCGGCCTGGTCACCGTCCGGTTCCTGCCGGAGAGTGCCCAGGTGCCGCTCAAGGGCTCGCAGCCGATGGTCGGTTCGCGCGAGGAGCGGCGCGAACTCATCGCCACCTCCAAGGAGCTGTACGCCTTCGCGCGGGAGCAGGAGCGGGCACGGCGGAGCTGAGCCGCGCCCGCGGGCTGTTCGATCCTACGAACTTCCCGCGGGGCCGGTTACCGGCTCACCCTCCATTTGATAGGAAACTTTCCTATCAGCGTTCCTCCGCCCCCCACTCCCGCTTGGAGCCCCTGTGGTCCGTCAACACCGCCTGTCCCGCCGGGCCGTCGTGGTCGCGCTGGGCGCCGTCGCCTCCGGCGCCGTGGCCGCCGTCGGCCGCGGCGGCACCGCCACGGCCGCCACGCCCGGCCTGGACGACCCCGCGAAGAAGGAGATCGCCATGAAACTGGTGTCGAGCGCGGAGAACTCCTCGCTCGACTGGAAGGCGCAGTACCGGTACATCGAGGACATCGGGGACGGCCGCGGCTACACCGCCGGCATCATCGGCTTCTGCTCCGGCACCGGCGACATGCTCGACCTCGTCGAGCTGTACACCCGCCGCCGGCCCGGCAACGTCCTCGCCGCGTACCTGCCCGCCCTGCGCAGGGTCGACGGCACCGACTCGCACGCGGGTCTCGACCCCGACTACCCGGCGGACTGGCGCAGGGCCGCCCGGGACACCGCGTTCCAGCAGGCCCAGAACGACGAACGCGACCGCGTCTACTTCGACCCCGCCGTCGCCCGGGGCAGAGCGGACGGGCTGCGCGCCCTCGGCCAGTTCATCTACTACGACGCCCTCGTCATGCACGGCGACGGAGACGACCCGACCGGCTTCCGCGCCATCCGCGAGCGCGCCCTGCGCGGCGCCGAGCCGCCGGCCCGGGGCGGCGACGAGCGGGCCTACCTCGACGCCTTCCTGGACGCCCGGGTCTGGGCCATGCGGCAGGAGGAGGCGCACAGCGACACCAGCAGGGTCGACACCGCGCAGCGGGTCTTCCTGCGCCAGGGCAACCTCGACCTGAACACCCCGCTCGACTGGAAGGTGTACGGCGACAGCTACCACATCGGCTGAGCCGTCCCCCGGCGATGCGCCCCCGCCGGTGGGGCGCACTCGCACCGCGCGCCCCCCACGGGGAAAGATGTGCGGTGAGCGAACGATCCCACCGACGTGGAGGAATGCTACTCATGCCGCATGAACGAGCCGGCCGGCCGGCCCGTCCCGAGGACCTCGTCGACGTGGCCCGGCTGGTCACGTCGTACTACACGCTGCACCCCGATCCCGCCGACCCGGCACAGCGGGTGGCGTTCGGCACCTCGGGGCACCGGGGCTCGTCCCTGGCGAGCGCCTTCAACGAGGACCACATCGCCGCCACCAGCCAGGCCATCTGCGAGTACCGCGCCGCCCAGGGCACGGACGGCCCGCTGTTCCTGGGCGCCGACACCCATGCCCTGTCCGAGCCGGCGCGGGCCACCGCGCTGGAGGTCTTCGCCGCCAACGAGGTGAGCGTGCTCATCGACGGCGCGGACGGCTACACGCCCACCCCCGCCGTCTCGCACGCGATCCTGACCCACAACCGGGGCCGCACCTCGGGCCTCGCCGACGGCGTGGTGGTCACCCCGTCGCACAACCCGCCCGCCGACGGCGGCTTCAAGTACAACCCGCCGAGCGGCGGCCCGGCCGCCTCCGACGCCACCTCCTGGATCCAGGACCGCGCCAACCAGATCATCGCGGGCGGCCTGAAGGACGTACGCCGGCTGCCGTACGCCCGCGCGCTCGCCGCGGACACCACCGGGCGCTACGACTTCCTCGGCACCTACGTCGCCGATCTGCCCGGCGTGCTGGACCTGGACGCCGTCCGCGCGGCCGGGGTGCGCATCGGCGCCGACCCGCTCGGCGGCGCCTCCGTCGCCTACTGGGGCCGGATCGCCGAACAGCACGGCATCGACCTGACGGTGGTCAACCCGCACACCGACCCCACCTGGCGGTTCATGACCCTGGACTGGGACGGCCAGATCCGCATGGACTGCTCCTCGCCGTACGCGATGGCCTCCCTCATCGAGCAGCGCGACCGCTTCCGCATCGCCACCGGCAACGACGCCGACGCCGACCGGCACGGCATCGTCACCCCGGACGCGGGCCTGATGAACCCCAACCACTACCTCGCGGTCGCCATCTCCTACCTCTTCCGGCACCGCGAGCAGTGGCCGGACGCCGCGGGCATCGGCAAGACCCTGGTCTCCTCCGGCATGATCGACCGGGTCGCCGCCGACCTCGGCCGGCGGCTGGTCGAGGTGCCGGTCGGCTTCAAGTGGTTCGTGGACGGACTCGTCGGCGGCGACCTCGGGTTCGGCGGCGAGGAGTCGGCCGGCGCCTCCTTCCTGCGCCGCGACGGCTCGGTGTGGACCACCGACAAGGACGGCATCATCCTCGCGCTGCTCGCCGCCGAGATCACGGCCGTCACCGACAAGACGCCCTCGGAGCACTACGCCGATCTGACCGGCCGCTTCGGTGCCCCCGCCTACGCCCGCATCGACGCGCCCGCCACCCGCGAACAGAAGGCGCTGCTCGCCAAGCTGTCGCCGGCCCAGGTCACCGCGGACACGCTGGCCGGGGAGCCGGTCACGGCCGTGCTCACCGAGGCGCCCGGCAACGGCGCCGCGATCGGCGGTATCAAGGTCACCACCGACAACGCCTGGTTCGCCGCGCGGCCCTCGGGCACCGAGGACGTCTACAAGGTGTACGCCGAGTCCTTCCTCGGCCAGGACCACCTCGCCCGGGTGCAGGAGGAGGCCCAGGCCGTGGTGCTGAGCGCGCTCGGCGGCTGACGCGGCGCACGGGGCGGCTCCCGGCGGGGCCGCCCCGGTTCAGCCGCGGCCCCGCTCCAGCCGGTCCAGCACGGCCCGTGCCATGGCCGCCTCGCCCCGGGCGTTGGGGTGTGCGGGGGCGGCGGGCGCGGCCGGCCGGAGCGGCTCGATCCAGCGGTCCGCGGGTGCCTGGCACATGTCGTGGCCGGCCGTGGGACCGTAGGTGTCCACGAACTCGGCCCGGTTCGCCCCGGCGACCAGCCGCAGCATCCGGTTCAGCCGCTTCTCGGTGTCCCGCAGATAGGGGAAGTCGCCCCGGGCGAACGGGACCTGGGGGAAGCAGCCGCTGCCGTCGTCGGGCAGCAGGGCGGGATAGCCGACGACGAGCACCCGGGCGTGCGGGGCGCGGGCGTGCACCGCACGCAGCACCCGGTCGACCTTCGGGGCGGTACGCAGCACGGCGAGCGCGAGTTCGTCGCGGCCCGAGGCCCGGTACGCGCGCTCGCAGGGGTTGCCCGCCAGGTCCTGGGCGGCGAGGCGGGCGCAGGTTTCGATGATCGGCCCGAAGCCGACGTCGTTGCCGCCGATCTGCACGGTCACCAGGCCGGTGTGCCGGTCCAGCGCGTCGAGCTGGGGCGGGTTGCCGCCCTGCGCCCGCCACATCTCGGCGGTCGTGGCCCCGCCGCAGCTGACGTCCGTGAACGTCCTCGGGTGCCGC comes from Streptomyces sp. SCL15-4 and encodes:
- a CDS encoding MFS transporter, which produces MAGGARVPKAVARLPRQVREELSRRLHRNRRAFGADDVQVVEPPLLRRAVGASALGNCMEWFDFGVYSYLAATIGKVFFPGASPAAQVISSFATFAAAFVVRPLGGLVFGPLGDRIGRQKVLATTMIMMAAGTFVIGVIPGYATLGLAAPVLLLLARMLQGFSTGGEYGGATTFVAEYSPDRRRGFLSSWLDFGTFTGYALGSALVTALNLALTDDQMLSWGWRVPFLIAGPLGVIGLYMRMKLEESPAFQQQLDDHEKALAQESAGSEFKDIVRNHWRALLVCVGLVLLYNVTNYMVTGYLPTYQTETLHRAGGSADLLVLVGMVWIVILITFLGRLSDRVGRRPLYAVGAAALIVLAVPAFLLIKAGGTWPPIAGVLLLSTLLACFAAPSAATLPALFPTAVRYAAMGIGFNFAVAAFGGTTPLVTAALVELTGDDLMPAYYLMLAGVIGLVTVRFLPESAQVPLKGSQPMVGSREERRELIATSKELYAFAREQERARRS
- a CDS encoding chitosanase, with the translated sequence MAAVGRGGTATAATPGLDDPAKKEIAMKLVSSAENSSLDWKAQYRYIEDIGDGRGYTAGIIGFCSGTGDMLDLVELYTRRRPGNVLAAYLPALRRVDGTDSHAGLDPDYPADWRRAARDTAFQQAQNDERDRVYFDPAVARGRADGLRALGQFIYYDALVMHGDGDDPTGFRAIRERALRGAEPPARGGDERAYLDAFLDARVWAMRQEEAHSDTSRVDTAQRVFLRQGNLDLNTPLDWKVYGDSYHIG
- the pgm gene encoding phosphoglucomutase (alpha-D-glucose-1,6-bisphosphate-dependent); the encoded protein is MPHERAGRPARPEDLVDVARLVTSYYTLHPDPADPAQRVAFGTSGHRGSSLASAFNEDHIAATSQAICEYRAAQGTDGPLFLGADTHALSEPARATALEVFAANEVSVLIDGADGYTPTPAVSHAILTHNRGRTSGLADGVVVTPSHNPPADGGFKYNPPSGGPAASDATSWIQDRANQIIAGGLKDVRRLPYARALAADTTGRYDFLGTYVADLPGVLDLDAVRAAGVRIGADPLGGASVAYWGRIAEQHGIDLTVVNPHTDPTWRFMTLDWDGQIRMDCSSPYAMASLIEQRDRFRIATGNDADADRHGIVTPDAGLMNPNHYLAVAISYLFRHREQWPDAAGIGKTLVSSGMIDRVAADLGRRLVEVPVGFKWFVDGLVGGDLGFGGEESAGASFLRRDGSVWTTDKDGIILALLAAEITAVTDKTPSEHYADLTGRFGAPAYARIDAPATREQKALLAKLSPAQVTADTLAGEPVTAVLTEAPGNGAAIGGIKVTTDNAWFAARPSGTEDVYKVYAESFLGQDHLARVQEEAQAVVLSALGG
- a CDS encoding SGNH/GDSL hydrolase family protein; translation: MARERRPARRLRAAALAAVLGGCVLAGAATAPPAAAHPGGHGRPPVAYAALGDSYTSGPGIPAQVDAGCARSDHNYPSLVAAERHPRTFTDVSCGGATTAEMWRAQGGNPPQLDALDRHTGLVTVQIGGNDVGFGPIIETCARLAAQDLAGNPCERAYRASGRDELALAVLRTAPKVDRVLRAVHARAPHARVLVVGYPALLPDDGSGCFPQVPFARGDFPYLRDTEKRLNRMLRLVAGANRAEFVDTYGPTAGHDMCQAPADRWIEPLRPAAPAAPAHPNARGEAAMARAVLDRLERGRG